One stretch of bacterium DNA includes these proteins:
- a CDS encoding dihydroorotate dehydrogenase electron transfer subunit: MKHRLTSTLVWTRRVGPNIFQQRFHQPTIARAAKAGQFVHILPADDLLFRRAFSIYAADPKAGTYDVLHQVLGVGTRSLANDPVGSELDTLGPLGNRFTPPPPGHTAVLVGGGLGMAPLRLWALEQLRQSSRRRSAPLPVMILGVRTKAQAVAPYQLAQHGLRPVWASDDGSKGFHGTAVALFDHLVQSGKLNGSRIAVYGCGPEPMMSALAKVCAAHGTFCEVSLERSMPCGYGVCMGCVVQGRDRSGYETFLRVCRDGPVFDASTIVF, encoded by the coding sequence GTGAAGCACCGACTGACCTCGACGCTTGTCTGGACCCGACGTGTCGGGCCCAACATTTTTCAGCAGCGCTTCCATCAACCAACGATTGCCCGCGCGGCCAAGGCGGGGCAATTTGTCCATATTCTGCCCGCCGATGACCTCCTGTTCCGGCGCGCCTTTTCGATCTACGCCGCCGATCCGAAGGCGGGCACCTACGATGTCCTGCATCAGGTGCTCGGCGTCGGGACACGCTCGCTGGCCAACGATCCGGTGGGGTCCGAACTGGACACGCTGGGGCCGTTGGGGAATCGCTTCACGCCACCGCCACCGGGACACACGGCGGTCCTCGTGGGCGGCGGACTGGGTATGGCGCCCCTGCGCCTGTGGGCGTTGGAGCAACTGCGGCAATCATCACGGCGAAGATCCGCGCCCCTCCCGGTGATGATTCTGGGCGTGCGCACCAAAGCACAGGCGGTTGCGCCCTATCAATTGGCGCAACATGGCTTGCGACCAGTCTGGGCCAGCGACGACGGAAGCAAGGGATTTCACGGCACGGCGGTCGCGCTGTTCGATCACCTCGTGCAGAGCGGAAAACTGAACGGATCCCGTATCGCGGTATACGGCTGCGGACCGGAGCCGATGATGAGCGCGTTGGCGAAGGTGTGTGCCGCACACGGGACCTTCTGCGAAGTCTCGCTCGAACGTTCGATGCCGTGCGGGTACGGCGTGTGTATGGGATGTGTGGTGCAGGGTCGGGATCGGTCCGGATACGAGACGTTTCTTCGGGTCTGCCGGGATGGGCCGGTCTTCGACGCCTCGACGATTGTCTTCTGA
- a CDS encoding dihydroorotate dehydrogenase has product MKPKATKAPAVDLSVEIAGLRFATPIWTASGTAGVGEEVAEWCDTARLGAMVTKSVSLEPRSGHPYPRTCETAGGMLNAIGLQNKGVEDFIRDELPRLRAMATRVVVNIVGHTQEDYVGMARRLARERGIDMLELNLSCPNVARGIDNGSDPAWVEECVGKVRAATRAPLVVKLTPNTNDIASLARAAERGGADAISAINTLVGMSVNYHTFKPRLSNVTGGLSGPAIKPVALACVHKIVRAVKIPVIGIGGIASGTDAAEFLIVGARAVQVGTANFRMPDAPIRVADELAAYLAAKGIGRATDLIGRLSL; this is encoded by the coding sequence ATGAAACCGAAAGCGACCAAGGCGCCCGCGGTTGATCTGTCTGTCGAGATCGCCGGGTTGCGTTTTGCCACGCCGATCTGGACCGCCTCCGGCACCGCCGGCGTGGGCGAAGAGGTGGCGGAGTGGTGCGACACGGCGCGTCTGGGAGCGATGGTGACCAAGTCGGTGTCGCTGGAGCCGCGGTCGGGACATCCCTATCCCCGCACCTGCGAGACGGCCGGCGGGATGCTTAATGCGATTGGCCTGCAGAACAAAGGCGTCGAGGATTTCATCCGCGACGAACTGCCGCGGCTGCGCGCGATGGCGACGCGCGTGGTGGTCAACATCGTCGGGCACACGCAGGAGGATTACGTCGGCATGGCGCGTCGCCTGGCGCGGGAGCGCGGGATCGACATGCTTGAGCTCAATCTCTCCTGCCCGAATGTCGCGCGGGGCATCGACAACGGCTCCGATCCGGCCTGGGTCGAGGAGTGCGTGGGCAAAGTGCGCGCCGCCACTCGCGCGCCGCTGGTGGTGAAACTGACGCCGAATACCAACGACATCGCATCGCTGGCGCGCGCGGCCGAGCGGGGCGGGGCCGACGCCATCTCGGCCATCAACACGCTGGTCGGCATGTCGGTCAACTACCACACATTCAAGCCGCGGTTGTCGAATGTCACCGGGGGACTTTCCGGCCCGGCGATCAAGCCCGTGGCGCTGGCCTGTGTCCACAAGATCGTGCGCGCGGTGAAGATTCCGGTCATCGGCATCGGCGGGATTGCCTCGGGCACCGACGCCGCCGAATTCCTGATTGTCGGCGCGCGCGCGGTGCAGGTGGGCACCGCCAATTTCCGCATGCCCGATGCGCCGATCCGCGTGGCCGACGAGCTGGCCGCCTATCTGGCCGCCAAGGGCATCGGGCGGGCGACCGACCTGATCGGCCGCCTGTCGCTTTGA